A window of the Falco rusticolus isolate bFalRus1 chromosome 1, bFalRus1.pri, whole genome shotgun sequence genome harbors these coding sequences:
- the ERI1 gene encoding 3'-5' exoribonuclease 1 isoform X2 — protein sequence MTRDELRSKLAEFKLETRGVKDVLRKRLKNYYKKQKLMQKEPINGGSCYDYICVVDFEATCEEGNPPEFIHEIIEFPIVLLNTRTLEIEDTFQQYVKPEINPKLSKFCISLTGITQDIVDKADTFPQVLQNVIEWMRQRELGTKYSYCMLTDGSWDMSKFLNIQCRISHIKYPSFAKKWINIRKSYGNFYKVPRNQTKLTIMLEKLGMNYDGRPHSGLDDSKNIARIAIRMLQDGCELRVNERMHAGQLMTVSSSAPLEGAPAPQMPRYRN from the exons AGGAGTGAAAGATGTGCTgagaaagagactgaaaaactATTACAAGAAACAGAAGCTGATGCAGAAGGAACCTATTAATGGAGGCAGCTGCTATGACTACATCTGTGTTGTTGACTTTGAAGCAACATGTGAAGAAGGAAACCCACCTGAGTTCATACATGAAATAATTGAGTTTCCTATTGTCTTACTAAACACACGTACCTTGGAAATA GAGGATACCTTTCAGCAATACGTCAAGCCAGAGATTAATCCCAAGCTTTCAAAATTCTGTATCAGTCTGACAGGAATCACCCAG GACATTGTTGATAAAGCTGATACATTTCCTCAAGTTCTGCAGAACGTCATAGAGTGGATGAGACAGCGTGAACTGGGAACAAAGTATAGCTATTGCATGTTAACAGATGG ATCTTGGGATATGAGTAAATTTTTGAACATCCAGTGCCGCATTAGCCATATCAAATACCCTTCCTTTGCCAAAAAGTGGATCAATATTCGCAAATCATATGGGAACTTCTATAAG GTTCCTAGGAACCAGACCAAGCTGACAATCATGCTTGAAAAGCTGGGCATGAATTACGATGGGAGACCTCACAGTGGACTTGATGACTCTAAGAACATTGCAAGGATAGCTATAAGGATGCTACAGGATGGCTGTGAACTGCGGGTGAACGAGAGAATGCATGCTGGACAGCTTATGACAGTCTCCTCCTCAGCCCCCTTAGAGGGAGCCCCTGCTCCACAAATGCCCCGCTACAGAAACTAG